One window of the Burkholderia ubonensis subsp. mesacidophila genome contains the following:
- a CDS encoding adenylate/guanylate cyclase domain-containing protein — protein MHCANCGFENLPGARFCEACGAGLSRACPRCGHEASPSARFCNACGAPLADAPDGRDAPSPRPSPEAGPSPAPVHYTPHHLAERIRAEQAAMEARGETAGERKTVTALFADMAGSTALIHDLDPEEAHRLIEPVVALMMEAVHYYEGYVAKSLGDGILALFGAPIAHEDHPQRALFAALRMQQAMRSHGDRIRLESGIPLQIRVGVHTGEVVVRSIRTDDLHTDYDPVGHTIHIASRMEGIATPSSVLVSESTHKLAEGYFEFKALGATRVKGIPEPLSVYEVLGLGALRTRLQLAAHRGLARFVGREAELAHLNRSLDEVRAGRGQIVGVRGEAGVGKSRLFHEFKERTRRGCLLLETFSVSHGKAFAYLPLIELLKNYFQITAQDDERRCREKVMGKVLTLERNFEDLVPYLLYLLGIGEPGAALAEMDPRIRRERTFDAITQLLARESRDQPVELLFEDLQWLDRETEAFLAHLSERVPATRILLLVNYRPEYQPAWTHATHGSQLRLEPLGSTEARGLLAALLGDDPTLAPLEQLILEKTEGNPFFMEEVVQTLAEEQSLLGDPGRYRLGRTPAALHIPTTVQGVLAARIDRLPVAEKELLQTLAVIGKEFPYSLIRRICDGRVAYADDALRELLAHLEAAEFIYERPAFPEVEYSFKHALTQEVAGHSLLTQRRSALHERTAQAIEALFPTRITDYCSELAHHYSLSGNIPKAVEYLHQAAQQALRHAAHPDAMQHLGAALELLERLPDTPARAHRELTLLLALGPALMDVRGYGAPEVAATYTRALALCEQTGDTSQRFAAQLGLRIHHLTRAEYATARELGKQMLDVARQAADPALLMEAHGALGACLFLQGNLDTARTHQEQALAIYDPEQHQAHVFAHGVDPGIRALNFLTLTLWLQGYPDRALKRSLEALALAQKLAYGPTLAFTLAYAAELHQLRRESSLAREHADALIALATEHGLPYWLAWGTIFRGWSLTERDSLQAGIAQMSEGLAADRAAGGEDQRSYFLALLADSHRRAGDRETGLRMIDDALAIVERAEERCFEAELHRLKGIMLLGEPSGGDDAAEACFRRALAVARKQGARSLALRAASSLARLWQRAGRTDEARQVLSEVYGGFTEGFDTADLREAKALLEALGSVQANR, from the coding sequence ATGCACTGCGCAAACTGCGGATTCGAGAACCTCCCCGGGGCCAGATTCTGCGAAGCATGCGGCGCCGGGCTGTCGCGCGCGTGCCCGCGCTGCGGCCACGAGGCGAGCCCTTCCGCCCGCTTCTGCAATGCGTGCGGCGCGCCGCTGGCCGATGCGCCCGATGGGCGCGACGCGCCGTCGCCGCGTCCGAGCCCGGAAGCCGGGCCGTCTCCGGCGCCGGTCCATTACACGCCGCACCATCTTGCGGAGCGCATCCGCGCCGAACAGGCGGCGATGGAAGCGCGCGGCGAAACCGCCGGCGAGCGCAAGACCGTCACCGCGCTGTTCGCGGACATGGCCGGCTCCACCGCATTGATCCACGATCTCGACCCGGAAGAAGCGCATCGGCTGATCGAACCGGTCGTCGCGTTGATGATGGAAGCCGTCCACTACTACGAAGGCTACGTCGCGAAATCGCTCGGCGACGGCATCCTCGCGCTGTTCGGCGCGCCGATCGCCCATGAAGACCATCCGCAACGCGCGCTGTTCGCGGCGCTGCGGATGCAGCAGGCGATGCGCAGCCACGGCGACCGCATTCGTCTGGAGAGCGGCATTCCGCTGCAGATTCGCGTCGGCGTGCATACCGGCGAAGTCGTCGTGCGCTCGATCCGCACCGACGACCTGCACACCGATTACGATCCGGTCGGGCACACGATCCACATCGCATCGCGCATGGAAGGCATCGCGACGCCGTCGTCGGTCCTCGTCAGCGAGTCGACCCACAAGCTGGCCGAAGGCTATTTCGAGTTCAAGGCGCTGGGCGCCACCCGGGTCAAAGGCATTCCCGAGCCGCTGTCGGTGTACGAGGTGCTGGGTCTCGGCGCGCTGCGCACGCGGCTGCAACTGGCCGCGCACCGGGGCCTCGCCAGGTTCGTGGGCCGCGAGGCGGAACTGGCGCACCTGAACCGGTCGCTGGACGAGGTGAGGGCGGGCCGCGGGCAGATCGTCGGCGTGCGCGGCGAGGCCGGCGTCGGCAAATCGCGGCTGTTCCACGAATTCAAGGAGCGCACGCGGCGCGGCTGCCTGCTGCTCGAGACTTTCTCGGTGTCGCACGGCAAGGCCTTCGCGTACCTGCCGCTGATCGAGCTGCTGAAGAACTATTTCCAGATCACCGCGCAGGACGACGAACGGCGCTGCCGCGAAAAAGTGATGGGCAAGGTGCTGACGCTCGAACGCAACTTCGAGGATCTCGTGCCCTATCTGCTCTACCTGCTCGGCATCGGCGAGCCGGGCGCGGCGCTGGCGGAGATGGATCCGCGCATCCGCCGCGAGCGCACCTTCGACGCGATCACGCAGCTGCTGGCGCGCGAGAGCCGCGACCAGCCGGTCGAGTTGCTGTTCGAGGACCTGCAATGGCTGGACCGCGAGACGGAGGCGTTCCTCGCGCACCTGAGCGAACGCGTGCCGGCTACCCGCATCCTGCTGCTCGTGAACTACCGGCCGGAGTACCAGCCGGCGTGGACGCACGCGACCCATGGCAGCCAGTTGCGGCTCGAGCCGCTGGGCTCGACCGAGGCCCGGGGGCTGCTCGCGGCGCTGCTCGGCGACGATCCCACCCTCGCGCCGCTGGAGCAGCTGATCCTGGAGAAGACGGAAGGCAATCCGTTCTTCATGGAAGAGGTCGTGCAGACGCTCGCCGAGGAGCAATCGCTGCTCGGCGATCCGGGCCGCTACCGGCTCGGGCGGACGCCGGCCGCGCTGCATATTCCGACCACCGTGCAGGGTGTGCTTGCCGCCCGTATCGACCGGCTCCCGGTCGCCGAAAAGGAGCTGCTGCAGACGCTCGCGGTGATCGGCAAGGAGTTTCCGTACAGCCTGATCCGGCGCATTTGCGACGGCCGCGTCGCCTATGCCGACGACGCGCTGCGCGAGCTGCTCGCTCATCTCGAAGCGGCGGAATTCATCTACGAGCGGCCGGCGTTTCCGGAGGTCGAGTATTCGTTCAAGCACGCGCTGACGCAGGAAGTCGCCGGCCATTCGCTGCTCACGCAGCGGCGCAGCGCGCTGCACGAGCGCACCGCGCAGGCGATCGAGGCGCTGTTCCCGACCCGCATCACGGACTACTGCAGCGAGCTCGCGCATCACTACAGCCTGAGCGGCAATATCCCGAAGGCCGTCGAGTATCTGCACCAGGCCGCGCAACAGGCGCTGCGCCACGCGGCCCATCCGGATGCGATGCAGCACCTCGGCGCGGCGCTGGAACTGCTCGAACGCCTGCCCGACACGCCTGCGCGCGCGCATCGGGAGCTGACCTTGCTGCTCGCGCTGGGGCCGGCCCTGATGGACGTGCGCGGCTACGGCGCACCGGAGGTGGCCGCGACCTATACGCGCGCGCTGGCGTTGTGCGAGCAGACGGGCGACACGTCGCAGCGCTTCGCGGCGCAGCTCGGTCTGAGGATCCACCACCTGACGCGCGCGGAGTACGCGACCGCTCGCGAACTGGGCAAGCAGATGCTCGACGTGGCGCGGCAGGCGGCGGACCCGGCCTTGCTGATGGAGGCGCATGGCGCACTGGGCGCGTGCCTGTTCCTGCAGGGGAATCTGGACACCGCGCGCACCCATCAGGAACAGGCGCTGGCGATCTACGATCCCGAGCAGCACCAGGCCCATGTCTTCGCGCACGGCGTGGACCCCGGCATCCGGGCGCTGAACTTCCTGACGCTGACCTTGTGGCTGCAGGGCTACCCGGATAGGGCGCTCAAGCGCAGCCTGGAGGCGCTCGCCCTCGCGCAGAAGCTCGCGTACGGCCCGACCCTCGCGTTCACGCTCGCTTATGCGGCGGAATTGCATCAGCTGCGGCGTGAGTCGTCGCTGGCCCGCGAGCATGCGGACGCGCTCATCGCACTCGCGACCGAGCACGGCTTGCCGTACTGGCTCGCATGGGGAACGATTTTCCGGGGCTGGTCGCTGACCGAAAGGGACAGCCTGCAGGCGGGGATCGCGCAGATGAGCGAGGGGCTCGCCGCCGACCGCGCCGCCGGCGGCGAGGATCAGCGCTCGTACTTCCTGGCCTTGCTTGCCGACAGCCACCGGCGCGCCGGCGACCGGGAAACCGGCCTGCGGATGATCGACGACGCGCTGGCGATCGTGGAGCGGGCCGAGGAGCGCTGCTTCGAGGCGGAGCTGCATCGGCTCAAGGGGATCATGCTGCTCGGCGAGCCGAGCGGCGGCGACGACGCAGCCGAAGCGTGTTTCCGCCGCGCGCTCGCGGTGGCGCGCAAGCAAGGCGCCCGCTCGCTGGCATTGCGCGCCGCGTCGAGCCTGGCCCGACTGTGGCAGCGCGCGGGCCGGACCGACGAGGCCCGGCAAGTGCTGTCCGAGGTCTACGGCGGGTTCACCGAGGGGTTCGACACCGCCGATTTGCGAGAGGCCAAGGCGTTGCTGGAGGCGCTTGGCTCCGTTCAGGCGAACCGGTGA
- the fusA gene encoding elongation factor G, which produces MDYLPEAIRTVALVGHAGCGKTSLAEALLHQGGALHAPGSVNNGTALCDFDPLERKYHHSLSSAVAQLHYQDTRIYLLDTPGYPDFAGLSISALPAVETAAIVINARTGIEMTARRMMAYAQQRKLCRMIVVNGIDGEKVDLPGLLAEIQELFGKTCLPINLPARGGSEVVDCFFNPAGEADFHSVEAAHNALVDQVIELDPALMELYLEQGEAIRPEQLHEPFERALREGHLVPVCFTSAATGAGIAQLLDVFVRLLPNVTEGNPPLFYREVDGQLKTVHAEPVADKHVLAHVFKIVMDPYIGKMAVFRIHQGTVARDSQLYIGNGRQPFKVARLLMLHGKEHTDVLRAGPGNICAVTKADDIGFDDVLHDAPEDGNVHLTPLDFPTPIYGLAIEPARRGNEQRLWEVLQKLAAEDPCLMIGHPVGANETVVRGLGELHLRFMLERLTDQYKLDVVTRPPTIAWRETIGGKAEGHYRHKKQTGGAGQFGEVMLRVEPLPRGAGFEFVDVVKGGAIPTQFIPAVEKGILQVIDSGPLAGFPMQDVRVTVFDGKSHPVDSKEVAFVTAGRKAFIDAVLKAQPMVLEPIVDIEVMTPEAAMGDIIGDLSARRGQVHGTRTAGGHAMVVAGKVPLAELNEYQSRLNALAGGHGSYSIQLSHYDPVPSAQQERLAAQHKNRGDSAE; this is translated from the coding sequence ATGGACTACCTTCCCGAAGCCATCCGCACCGTCGCTCTGGTCGGGCATGCCGGATGCGGAAAGACATCGCTTGCCGAGGCGCTGCTGCACCAGGGCGGCGCGCTTCATGCGCCCGGCAGCGTGAACAACGGCACCGCCCTGTGCGATTTCGACCCGCTCGAACGCAAATACCACCACTCGCTCAGTTCCGCCGTCGCCCAGCTCCACTATCAGGACACCCGCATCTATCTGCTCGATACGCCGGGCTATCCCGACTTCGCCGGCCTGTCGATCAGCGCGCTGCCGGCCGTCGAGACGGCGGCGATCGTGATCAACGCCCGCACCGGCATCGAAATGACCGCCCGCCGGATGATGGCGTACGCACAGCAGCGCAAGCTCTGCCGGATGATCGTCGTGAACGGCATCGACGGAGAAAAGGTCGACCTGCCTGGGCTGCTGGCGGAGATCCAGGAGCTGTTCGGCAAGACCTGCCTGCCCATCAACCTGCCCGCGCGAGGCGGCAGCGAAGTGGTGGACTGCTTCTTCAACCCCGCGGGCGAGGCCGACTTCCATTCGGTGGAAGCGGCGCACAACGCGCTCGTCGATCAGGTGATCGAACTGGATCCCGCGTTGATGGAGCTGTATCTGGAACAGGGCGAAGCGATCCGTCCGGAACAGCTGCACGAGCCGTTCGAGCGCGCGTTGCGCGAGGGCCACCTGGTGCCGGTCTGCTTCACGTCGGCGGCCACCGGCGCGGGCATCGCGCAGTTGCTCGACGTGTTCGTGCGCCTGCTGCCCAACGTCACCGAAGGCAATCCGCCGCTCTTCTATCGCGAAGTCGACGGACAGCTGAAAACCGTGCATGCGGAGCCCGTCGCCGACAAGCACGTGCTCGCGCACGTGTTCAAGATCGTGATGGATCCCTACATCGGCAAGATGGCCGTGTTCCGCATCCACCAGGGCACGGTCGCGCGCGACAGCCAGCTCTACATCGGCAACGGGCGCCAGCCGTTCAAGGTCGCGCGGCTGCTGATGCTGCACGGCAAGGAGCACACGGATGTGCTGCGGGCGGGCCCCGGCAATATCTGCGCGGTGACCAAAGCCGACGACATCGGCTTCGACGACGTGCTGCACGACGCCCCCGAAGACGGCAACGTGCACCTCACGCCGCTCGATTTCCCCACGCCGATCTACGGCCTTGCGATCGAACCGGCGCGCCGCGGCAACGAACAGCGTCTGTGGGAGGTGCTGCAAAAGCTCGCGGCCGAAGACCCGTGCCTGATGATCGGGCACCCCGTCGGCGCCAACGAGACCGTCGTGCGCGGGCTCGGCGAGCTGCACCTGCGCTTCATGCTGGAGCGCCTCACCGACCAATACAAGCTGGATGTCGTGACGCGGCCGCCGACCATCGCGTGGCGCGAAACCATCGGCGGCAAGGCGGAAGGCCACTACCGCCACAAGAAGCAGACCGGCGGCGCCGGCCAGTTCGGCGAAGTCATGCTGCGCGTGGAGCCGTTGCCGCGCGGCGCCGGGTTCGAGTTCGTCGACGTCGTCAAGGGCGGCGCCATTCCCACGCAGTTCATCCCGGCGGTGGAGAAAGGCATCCTGCAGGTGATCGACAGCGGGCCGCTGGCCGGCTTCCCGATGCAGGACGTGCGCGTCACCGTGTTCGACGGCAAGAGCCATCCGGTCGACTCGAAGGAAGTGGCGTTCGTCACCGCCGGGCGCAAGGCCTTCATCGACGCGGTGCTGAAAGCGCAGCCGATGGTGCTCGAACCGATCGTCGACATCGAGGTGATGACGCCGGAAGCGGCGATGGGCGACATCATCGGCGACTTGTCCGCGCGGCGCGGACAGGTGCACGGCACGCGCACGGCCGGCGGCCACGCGATGGTCGTCGCGGGAAAGGTGCCGCTTGCCGAGCTCAACGAGTACCAGTCGCGCCTGAATGCGCTGGCGGGCGGGCATGGCAGCTACAGCATCCAGCTGAGCCACTACGATCCCGTGCCGTCCGCCCAGCAGGAGCGGCTCGCGGCGCAGCACAAGAACCGGGGGGACAGCGCCGAGTGA
- a CDS encoding tyrosinase family protein, whose amino-acid sequence MKSATGVRVRRSIESLQAEYLSGNKKPLEDLMRAWKGIKELPPDDPNSFFMIGGFHGEPFRGAGWGSPSYWGGYCNHRNVLFPTWHRVYLLRLEEALRSIPGCEQVMLPYWDETSDESIKNGVPWALTKKDVELDGQTIPNPLRSFVFNKGITDNINGDNPNYGKPVDYETVRYPLSGLVGSPEDRAATERHNAQFPNYQENVELLDRNVVNWLTSAIIVDGKLISNNVKGQYEACLDAPNYTVFSNTTSETQWNDDLASGETKIVSLEKPHNHIHLAVGGYDVPTGPNAGHDSPIKGANGDMGENDTAGLDPIFYFHHCFVDRVFWLWQKRHGFTQHLDVIAEYPGTNSVDSQGPTPGTVPNSWLTLESPLDPFKKSENGKQRAYTSLDCINIEEQLGYTYGPGSLEDLPKRQLAAAVPAGNSSKVLRVSGINRAPIRGSFLVAAHVVLDGKRYLLGTEAVLSRWSVQYCANCQTHLEVKAFFPLHQFKEASVKDASYEVEVHTRDDVFGQGQSFAAAAPKPGQQRFRVEVR is encoded by the coding sequence ATGAAAAGCGCAACTGGAGTCCGGGTCCGCCGGTCGATCGAATCGCTGCAGGCCGAGTACCTGAGCGGCAACAAGAAGCCGCTCGAGGACCTGATGCGAGCGTGGAAAGGCATCAAGGAACTCCCGCCTGACGATCCGAACTCGTTCTTCATGATCGGCGGCTTCCACGGTGAGCCTTTCCGGGGCGCAGGCTGGGGATCGCCCTCTTACTGGGGCGGCTATTGCAATCATCGCAACGTGCTGTTTCCGACCTGGCATCGCGTTTACCTGCTGAGGCTGGAAGAGGCTTTGCGGAGCATCCCGGGCTGCGAACAGGTCATGTTGCCCTACTGGGACGAAACCAGCGACGAGTCGATCAAGAACGGCGTTCCGTGGGCGCTGACCAAGAAGGACGTCGAGCTCGACGGACAAACGATTCCCAACCCGCTGCGTTCCTTCGTTTTCAACAAGGGCATCACCGACAACATCAACGGCGACAATCCCAACTACGGCAAGCCCGTCGACTACGAAACGGTTCGCTATCCGTTGTCGGGGCTAGTCGGCTCTCCGGAAGACCGGGCCGCCACGGAGCGACACAACGCCCAATTCCCGAACTATCAGGAAAACGTGGAACTGCTCGACCGGAACGTCGTGAACTGGCTCACGTCCGCAATCATCGTGGACGGCAAGTTGATTTCGAACAACGTGAAGGGCCAATACGAGGCGTGCCTGGATGCTCCCAACTACACGGTGTTTTCCAATACCACGTCCGAGACACAGTGGAATGACGATCTTGCCAGCGGGGAAACAAAGATCGTTTCGCTCGAAAAACCGCACAACCACATTCATCTTGCCGTCGGCGGGTACGACGTGCCGACTGGCCCGAACGCCGGCCATGACTCGCCGATCAAGGGCGCCAACGGCGACATGGGCGAAAACGATACGGCGGGCCTCGACCCGATCTTCTATTTCCACCATTGCTTCGTGGACCGCGTGTTCTGGCTGTGGCAGAAGCGTCACGGCTTCACCCAGCACCTCGACGTCATTGCCGAGTATCCCGGAACCAACTCCGTGGACAGCCAGGGGCCGACACCGGGAACGGTACCCAACTCGTGGCTGACGCTGGAATCGCCGCTCGATCCGTTCAAGAAAAGCGAAAACGGCAAGCAACGCGCCTACACATCGCTCGACTGCATCAACATCGAGGAACAGTTGGGCTACACCTACGGCCCCGGCTCGCTGGAAGACCTGCCGAAACGCCAACTGGCGGCGGCCGTGCCGGCCGGCAACAGCAGCAAGGTTCTTCGCGTATCCGGGATCAACCGTGCGCCGATCCGCGGGTCGTTCCTGGTGGCCGCCCATGTCGTCCTGGACGGCAAGCGGTACCTCCTCGGCACGGAAGCCGTCCTGAGCCGCTGGAGCGTCCAGTATTGCGCCAACTGCCAGACCCATCTCGAAGTGAAGGCGTTCTTCCCGCTGCACCAGTTCAAGGAAGCGTCGGTGAAGGATGCCAGCTACGAGGTCGAGGTCCATACCCGTGACGATGTATTCGGCCAGGGACAATCCTTTGCCGCCGCAGCGCCCAAACCGGGTCAGCAACGGTTCCGGGTCGAGGTCCGCTAG
- the yfcF gene encoding glutathione transferase — translation MQSGNLRLYVDAQYTSPYAMSVYVALQEKSLPFELVTVDLGNRAHFAPDYAATSLTQRVPTLVDDDFALSESSAITEYLDEAFPAPRVYPADLRQRARARQVQAWLRSDLMPIRTERSTEVLFYRPSGEPLSNLAQAAAQKLFAAADKLLAPGAANLFGDWCIADVDLALMLNRLVMNDDPVPQRLADYARAQWERPSVQQWVKLKRPSL, via the coding sequence GTGCAGAGCGGTAATCTTCGTCTTTACGTCGACGCGCAATACACGAGCCCCTACGCGATGTCGGTCTACGTCGCGCTTCAGGAAAAATCACTGCCTTTCGAACTGGTCACGGTCGACCTCGGCAATCGCGCGCACTTCGCGCCGGACTACGCGGCGACGTCGCTGACGCAGCGCGTGCCGACGCTCGTGGACGACGACTTCGCGTTGTCGGAATCGTCGGCGATCACCGAGTACCTGGACGAAGCGTTTCCCGCGCCGCGCGTGTATCCGGCCGATCTCCGCCAGCGCGCGCGGGCGCGGCAGGTGCAGGCGTGGCTGCGCAGCGACCTGATGCCGATCCGCACCGAGCGCTCGACCGAAGTGCTGTTCTATCGCCCGTCGGGCGAACCGCTGTCGAATCTCGCGCAGGCCGCCGCGCAGAAGCTGTTCGCGGCCGCCGACAAGCTGCTCGCGCCGGGCGCCGCAAACCTGTTCGGCGACTGGTGCATCGCGGACGTCGACCTCGCCCTGATGCTGAACCGCCTCGTGATGAACGACGATCCGGTGCCGCAGCGCCTGGCGGACTATGCGCGCGCGCAGTGGGAGCGGCCGTCCGTGCAGCAATGGGTGAAGCTGAAGCGTCCGTCGCTGTAA
- a CDS encoding efflux transporter outer membrane subunit, with translation MKKLLVALAVSALAAGCAVQPAQHPALHESVGSLAPHAWDTDVPRADVDAATWWAQFHDPVLDELIATVLDANLDLQAAAERVKQAQALTVQKRSVLLPELDANAHGAYARQNTPPPLGYVKQAGAGLALSWSPDVFGGERLDLLAAQAELVGQKHAEDAMRLALAADTASAYVDLRWAQQELRILRDNAQIRQRALDLTRKRQAFGLSTELDVTRAQNQLDALEARIPPTQAQVSHQLNLIAVYSGRTPESVDKLVLTQAGDIPAPPDGSPATLPSQALLRRPDVLTAYARVEQRAAQVGVAKAERYPKFSLNLTDGLLAASYLGLPTLTDNLFSAALSATSPIFNAGRITADIAQSESRMRESELGLRQTMLQALREVEDARADLVSTTAATQRLNSALAASDKALGLANQLYKGGATDFLDVLSAQEVYLRDSDALNQVRREHALSAVALYRSLGGGWSRNDAADGAKADAVATN, from the coding sequence ATGAAAAAGCTTCTCGTCGCCCTCGCCGTCAGCGCGCTCGCTGCCGGTTGCGCGGTGCAGCCCGCGCAGCACCCCGCGCTGCACGAATCGGTCGGATCGCTCGCGCCGCACGCGTGGGACACGGACGTGCCGCGCGCGGACGTCGATGCCGCGACGTGGTGGGCGCAGTTCCACGACCCGGTGCTCGACGAACTGATCGCCACCGTGCTCGACGCCAACCTCGACCTGCAGGCGGCCGCCGAGCGCGTGAAGCAGGCGCAGGCACTGACGGTGCAAAAGCGCTCAGTGCTGTTGCCGGAACTGGACGCGAACGCGCACGGCGCTTACGCGCGCCAGAACACGCCGCCGCCGCTCGGCTACGTGAAGCAGGCCGGCGCGGGCCTCGCGCTGAGCTGGTCGCCGGACGTGTTCGGCGGCGAACGGCTCGACCTGCTCGCCGCGCAAGCCGAACTCGTCGGCCAGAAACACGCGGAAGACGCGATGCGGCTCGCGCTCGCGGCGGACACCGCGTCGGCCTACGTCGACCTGCGGTGGGCGCAGCAGGAACTGCGGATCCTGCGAGACAACGCGCAGATCCGCCAGCGCGCGCTCGACCTCACGCGCAAGCGCCAGGCGTTCGGGCTGTCGACCGAACTCGACGTCACGCGTGCGCAGAACCAGCTCGACGCGCTCGAAGCGCGGATTCCGCCGACGCAGGCGCAGGTCTCGCACCAGCTCAACCTGATCGCCGTGTATTCGGGGCGCACGCCGGAGTCGGTCGACAAGCTCGTGCTCACGCAGGCCGGCGACATCCCGGCGCCGCCAGACGGCTCGCCCGCCACGCTGCCGTCGCAGGCGCTGCTGCGCCGCCCCGACGTGCTGACCGCCTACGCGCGCGTCGAGCAGCGCGCGGCCCAGGTCGGCGTCGCGAAGGCCGAGCGCTATCCGAAGTTCTCGCTGAACCTGACCGACGGCCTCCTCGCCGCGTCCTATCTCGGCCTGCCGACGCTGACCGACAACCTGTTCAGTGCGGCGCTGAGCGCGACGAGCCCGATCTTCAATGCCGGGCGCATCACCGCCGACATCGCGCAGAGCGAAAGCCGCATGCGCGAATCGGAGCTCGGCTTGCGGCAGACGATGCTGCAGGCGCTGCGCGAGGTCGAGGACGCGCGTGCGGATCTCGTCAGCACGACCGCCGCGACGCAGCGCCTGAACAGCGCGCTTGCCGCGTCGGACAAGGCGCTCGGTCTCGCGAACCAGCTCTACAAAGGCGGCGCGACGGATTTCCTGGACGTGCTGTCGGCGCAGGAGGTGTATCTGCGCGATTCGGACGCGCTCAATCAGGTGCGGCGCGAGCACGCGCTGTCGGCGGTCGCGCTGTATCGGTCGCTGGGCGGCGGGTGGAGCCGGAACGATGCGGCGGACGGCGCGAAGGCTGACGCCGTGGCCACGAACTGA
- a CDS encoding DHA2 family efflux MFS transporter permease subunit, whose product MTTGFIGDPASQPMRQRVFAFALMCVGFFMATLDIQIVASSLRDIGGGLSASQDELSWVQTAYLIAEILVIPMSGWLSKVLSTRWLFVASAVGFTITSMLCGLAWDINSMILFRGLQGALGAAMIPTVFTTAFVLFPGKQRLVASTTIGALASLAPAIGPVIGGWITDQWSWHWLFYLNLVPGIVVAALVPRYVHIDQPDLGLLKRGDYLGIALMSGFLGCLEYVLEEGPRKNWFGDDVIVLCTWISAICGFLFLVHALTAKDPIVDLRALVVRNFGIGSLLSFVTGIGIFVSVFLTPLFLAQVRGFSSLQIGIALLSVGAFQMLALGAYAFAARFFSMRVLLVFGLVCFGLGIYLYTPITHDWGWRELLLPQALRGIGQQFSVPPIVTMALGSLPQSRLKSASGLFNLMRNLGGAIGIAVSATMLNDRLNFHYLRLNEHVSAGQPQVAALLDGQTAHWTAVAGDTLNAAQAGLANLHRLIYREALTLTYADAFYALALCFLVALVAVLFSKPISTSAPPPDAH is encoded by the coding sequence ATGACTACAGGCTTTATCGGCGACCCGGCGTCGCAACCGATGCGGCAGCGCGTGTTCGCGTTCGCGCTGATGTGCGTCGGGTTCTTCATGGCGACGCTCGACATCCAGATCGTCGCGTCGTCGCTGCGCGACATCGGCGGCGGGCTGTCCGCGAGCCAGGACGAACTGTCGTGGGTGCAGACCGCGTACCTGATCGCGGAGATCCTCGTGATCCCGATGTCGGGCTGGCTGTCGAAGGTGCTGTCGACGCGCTGGCTGTTCGTCGCGTCCGCGGTCGGCTTCACGATCACCAGCATGCTGTGCGGCCTCGCGTGGGACATCAACTCGATGATCCTGTTTCGCGGGCTGCAGGGCGCGCTCGGCGCGGCGATGATCCCGACCGTGTTCACGACCGCATTCGTGCTGTTTCCCGGCAAGCAGCGGCTGGTCGCGTCGACGACCATCGGCGCGCTCGCATCGCTCGCGCCGGCGATCGGCCCGGTGATCGGCGGCTGGATCACCGACCAGTGGTCGTGGCACTGGCTGTTCTACCTGAACCTCGTGCCGGGCATCGTCGTGGCCGCGCTGGTGCCGCGCTACGTGCATATCGACCAGCCCGACCTCGGCCTGCTCAAGCGCGGCGACTATCTCGGCATCGCGCTGATGTCCGGCTTCCTCGGCTGCCTCGAATACGTGCTCGAGGAAGGCCCGCGCAAGAACTGGTTCGGCGACGACGTCATCGTGCTGTGCACGTGGATCTCGGCGATCTGCGGCTTCCTGTTCCTCGTCCACGCGCTGACCGCGAAGGACCCGATCGTCGACCTGCGCGCGCTCGTCGTGCGCAACTTCGGGATCGGCAGCCTGCTGTCGTTCGTGACCGGGATCGGCATCTTCGTGTCGGTGTTCCTGACGCCGCTGTTCCTCGCGCAGGTGCGCGGCTTCAGCTCGCTGCAGATCGGCATCGCGCTGCTGTCGGTCGGCGCGTTCCAGATGCTCGCGCTCGGCGCCTACGCGTTCGCGGCGCGCTTCTTCAGCATGCGCGTGCTGCTGGTGTTCGGGCTCGTCTGCTTCGGCCTCGGCATCTACCTGTACACGCCGATCACGCACGACTGGGGCTGGCGCGAACTGCTGCTGCCGCAGGCGCTGCGCGGCATCGGCCAGCAGTTCAGCGTACCGCCGATCGTGACGATGGCGCTCGGCTCGCTGCCGCAGTCGCGGCTGAAATCCGCCAGCGGCCTGTTCAACCTGATGCGCAACCTCGGCGGCGCGATCGGCATCGCGGTCAGCGCAACGATGCTCAACGACCGGCTGAATTTCCACTACCTGCGCCTGAACGAGCACGTGAGCGCCGGCCAGCCGCAGGTCGCGGCCCTGCTCGACGGGCAGACCGCGCACTGGACGGCCGTCGCCGGCGACACGCTGAACGCCGCGCAGGCCGGCCTCGCGAACCTGCATCGGCTCATCTATCGCGAAGCGCTGACGCTCACTTACGCCGATGCGTTCTACGCGCTCGCGTTGTGTTTCCTCGTCGCGCTGGTCGCGGTGCTGTTTTCCAAACCCATTTCCACGAGCGCGCCGCCGCCGGACGCGCACTGA